Proteins found in one Panicum hallii strain FIL2 chromosome 4, PHallii_v3.1, whole genome shotgun sequence genomic segment:
- the LOC112889762 gene encoding ATP-dependent zinc metalloprotease FTSH 6, chloroplastic-like, translated as MSPTTAMSLTTTSRLPICRAHDVSGKQAAPQKRASSSAKATPPDAAATGLSRRRVLQSAGLGLGLGLAAARPGRERAEAVAAAPPALAPEDVTSNRMSYSRFLDYLDAGAVRKVDFFENGTVAVVELDDPALASRVHRVRVQLPGLPAELLRKLRDRGVDFAAHPVEPNPGLGLLDFLLNFGFPLLFIATLIWRSVTMNNPGAGGGPNLPFGLGKSKAKFQMEPNTGIMFDDVAGVDEAKQDFQEIVQFLKSPEKFTAVGARIPKGVLLVGPPGTGKTLLAKAIAGEAGVPFFSLSGSEFIEMFVGVGASRVRDLFNKAKANAPCLVFIDEIDAVGRQRGTGIGGGNDEREQTLNQLLTEMDGFSGDSGVIVIGATNRPEILDDALLRPGRFDRQVSVGLPDVRGREEILRVHSSNKKLDPDVSLSVVAMRTPGFSGADLANLMNEAAILAGRRGKDRITVKEIDDSIDRIVAGLEGTSMTDGKSKMLVAYHEIGHAVCATLTPGHDAVQKVTLIPRGQARGLTWFLPGEDPTLVSKQQIFARIVGGLGGRAAEEVIFGEPEVTTGAAGDLQQVTQVARQMVTTFGMSEIGPWALVEPAAQSGDVVLRMLARNSMSEKLAADIDGAVKHIIDQAYEVAKEHVRRNRAAIDQLVDVLMEKETLSGDEFRAILSEYVDIAKEQRETAARTELVTA; from the exons ATGTCGCCGACGACGGCCATGTCGCTCACCACGACGAGCCGCCTGCCGATCTGCCGGGCGCATGACGTGTCCGGCAAACAGGCGGCCCCGCAGAAGCGCGCCTCTTCCTCGGCCAAGGCCACGCCTCCGGACGCGGCCGCCACGGGGCTCAGCAGGAGAAGGGTGCTGCAGTCCGCGGGGCTGGGCCTCGGGCTCGGCCTCGCCGCGGCGAGACCCGGGCGGGAGCGggccgaggcggtggcggcggcgccgcccgcgcTGGCGCCGGAGGATGTGACGTCGAACAGGATGTCCTACTCGCGGTTCCTGGACTACCTCGACGCCGGCGCGGTGCGGAAGGTGGACTTCTTCGAGAACGGCACGGTAGCCGTCGTGGAGCTGGACGACCCGGCTCTGGCGTCGAGGGTGCACCGCGTGCGGGTGCAGCTCCCGGGCCTTCCCGCGGAGCTGCTCCGGAAGCTGCGGGACAGGGGGGTCGACTTCGCCGCGCACCCTGTGGAGCCCAACCCCGGGCTCGGGCTCCTCGACTTCCTCCTCAACTTCGGATTCCCGCTCCTCTTCATCGCCACGCTGATCTGGAGGTCGGTGACCATGAACaaccccggcgccggcggcgggcccAACCTGCCGTTCGGGCTCGGCAAGTCCAAGGCCAAGTTCCAGATGGAGCCCAACACGGGGATCATGTTCGACGACGTCGCGGGCGTGGACGAGGCCAAGCAGGACTTCCAGGAGATCGTCCAGTTCTTGAAGTCGCCGGAGAAGTTCACGGCGGTGGGGGCGAGGATCCCCAAGGGCGTGCTGCTGGTGGGACCGCCGGGGACGGGGAAGACGCTGCTGGCGAAGGCCATCGCTGGGGAGGCCGGCGTGCCATTCTTCTCGCTGTCGGGCTCCGAGTTCATCGAGATGTTCGTCGGCGTGGGCGCGTCGCGGGTGCGGGACCTCTTCAACAAGGCCAAGGCCAACGCGCCGTGCCTCGTCTTCATCGACGAGATCGACGCCGTCGGCCGCCAGCGCGGGACGGGCATTGGCGGGGGAAACGACGAGAGGGAGCAGACGCTGAACCAGCTGCTGACGGAGATGGACGGGTTCAGCGGCGACAGCGGCGTCATCGTGATCGGTGCCACCAACCGGCCGGAGATCCTCGACGACGCGCTGCTCCGCCCGGGCCGCTTCGACCGGCAGGTCAGCGTCGGGCTCCCTGACGTGCGCGGCCGGGAGGAGATCCTCAGGGTGCACAGCTCCAACAAGAAGCTGGACCCCGACGTGTCGCTCAGCGTGGTGGCCATGCGCACGCCCGGGTTCAGCGGCGCCGACCTCGCCAACCTCATGAACGAGGCCGCCatcctcgccggccgccgcggcaaGGACCGCATCACCGTCAAGGAGATTGACGACTCCATCGACCGCATCGTCGCCGGCCTCGAGGGCACCAGCATGACCGACGGCAAGAGCAAGATGCTCGTCGCCTACCACGAGATCGGCCACGCCGTCTGCGC GACGCTGACGCCGGGGCACGACGCGGTGCAGAAGGTGACGCTGATCCCGCGGGGGCAGGCGCGCGGGCTGACGTGGTTCCTGCCGGGTGAGGACCCGACGCTGGTGTCTAAGCAGCAGATCTTCGCGCGCATCGTGGGCGGGCTGGGCGGGCGCGCCGCCGAGGAGGTGATCTTCGGCGAGCCCGAGGTGACGACGGGCGCGGCGGGCGACCTGCAGCAGGTGACGCAGGTGGCGCGGCAGATGGTGACCACGTTCGGGATGTCGGAGATCGGGCCGTGGGCGCTCGTCGAGCCGGCCGCGCAGAGCGGGGACGTGGTGCTGCGGATGCTGGCCCGGAACTCCATGTCCGAGAAGCTCGCCGCCGACATCGACGGCGCCGTGAAGCACATCATCGACCAGGCGTACGAGGTCGCCAAGGAGCATGTCAGGAGGAACCGCGCGGCCATCGACCAGCTGGTGGACGTGCTCATGGAGAAGGAGACGCTCTCCGGCGACGAGTTCAGGGCCATCTTGTCGGAGTACGTGGACATCGCCAAGGAGCAGAGGGAGACGGCGGCCAGGACAGAGCTGGTCACTGCTTGA
- the LOC112890554 gene encoding amino acid transporter AVT1I-like encodes MDITTAHPERGTGFLKTSFNGINALSGIGILSIPYALSQGGWLSLIVFAAIAIICYYTGILLQRCVDSSSRIKNYTDVGEVAFGRKGRILAATVMYLELYLAAIDFLIMEGDNLDKLFPAVSFRVTGRLTLTGKQAFVLIASLVVLPTTWLRSLGKLAYVSLGGVLASAVLVAAILWIGAFDGVGFHERGVPVHWAGLPTAMSLFAFCFSSHPVIPKLYLGMRDRKMFPKVLVVCFAVSAFGYGLTGVAGYLMYGASTQSQVTLNLPPGNLRSKIAIYTTLVNPLTKYALFVIPIADAVEDSLRVADSRPVSIAIRTALVVGTTVAALAVPLFGYVTMLTGALMCSSVIMLMPCACYLKISSMTSRKLAGFERVACVGIMVLAVGIAVVGTYIALKQTYLFGCL; translated from the exons ATGGACATCACTACTGCTCATCCAGAACGCGGCACTGGTTTCCTCAAAACTTCTTTCAATGGAATTAACGCTCTCTCAG GGATAGGAATTCTATCCATTCCTTATGCCCTGTCCCAGGGAGGATGGCTAAGCCTGATCGTCTTCGCCGCCATAGCGATCATCTGCTACTACACGGGGATCCTGCTACAGCGGTGCGTCGACTCCAGCTCAAGGATCAAGAACTACACTGACGTTGGCGAGGTTGCCTTCGGCCGGAAGGGCAGGATCCTCGCGGCAACGGTCATGTACCTGGAACTTTACCTGGCCGCCATCGACTTCTTGATCATGGAAGGCGacaacctggacaagctgttcccAGCAGTGAGCTTCCGCGTCACTGGCCGCCTTACGCTCACCGGCAAGCAAGCGTTCGTGCTGATCGCGAGCCTGGTCGTGCTCCCGACGACGTGGCTCCGGAGCCTGGGCAAACTGGCCTACGTCTCCCTCGGCGGCGTCCTGGCCTCCGCTGTCCTCGTCGCCGCCATCTTGTGGATTGGAGCGTTCGACGGCGTCGGCTTCCACGAGAGGGGCGTGCCCGTGCACTGGGCGGGGCTCCCCACTGCCATGAGCCTGTTCGCCTTCTGCTTCAGCAGCCATCCGGTCATCCCGAAGCTATACCTCGGCATGAGAGACCGAAAAATGTTCCCAAaa GTGTTGGTGGTATGCTTCGCCGTTTCCGCTTTCGGCTACGGGCTCACCGGCGTGGCCGGCTACCTGATGTACGGCGCGTCGACGCAGTCGCAGGTGACACTAAACCTGCCGCCGGGCAACCTGAGGTCCAAGATCGCCATCTACACCACCCTAGTGAACCCGCTGACCAAGTACGCGCTGTTCGTCATCCCGATCGCGGACGCCGTCGAGGACAGCCTCCGGGTCGCCGACAGCCGGCCGGTGAGCATCGCCATCAGGACCGCACTGGTCGTCGGCACCACTGTCGCCGCGCTTGCTGTGCCACTGTTCGGCTACGTCACCATGCTCACCGGCGCGCTCATGTGCAGCTCGGTCATCATGCTGATGCCGTGCGCGTGCTACCTCAAGATCAGCTCCATGACGTCCAGGAAGCTAGCAGGGTTCGAGCGGGTGGCGTGCGTAGGTATTATGGTGCTTGCTGTGGGCATCGCTGTTGTGGGCACGTACATTGCACTCAAACAAACATATT tatttggttgcttatag
- the LOC112890936 gene encoding protein FAM91A1-like, translating into MQRQMAATVEEQMMVKAIREESPWEALPKRIQAVLVTKEEWHRRIVDYCIRKRLPWNFCFVRKVLKEGEYYEDMMRYLRKNLALYPYHLADFTCRVMRISPFKYYCDVLFEAMKNEQPYDSIPNFSAADALRITGIGRNEFIDIMNKCRSKKIMWKLNKSIAKELLPTDPADLAIEPWWGVRFVNFTLEEFKKLSEDETSAIDKICKEEVNSYVLFDPDVIRGLYKRGMVYFDVPVYPDDRFRVSRLEGFVSNKDQSYEDPIEELLYAVFVVSSENSTVAELATTLQADLYQLQAAASFACRLGWAVKLLDTDSVLRDSSTSALTSNILIDDYEGSRVSIASEKSGHELLSTDSDGNKKNSETAYVGFIVDANVTSYLMMGSLSPGLKSHAVTLYEAGKLGDSCITELCDDLASLEGKHFEGVLQEFANHAFSLRCFLECLLSGGTSPNETSDKNGEVNNQKCSRQNDLDIHSTKKNQENDVDNVAEKNESAIKISQTSSGGQHDELSQQDEQKGDFENADRKVSSPSTIVSEGKESILKYNFDNSHATNLDGSSSYCPLLKSKRSYRVNILRCESLASLAPSTLERLLSRDYDMIVSMIPLPYSAFLPCPNGLVHFGPPSYSSMTPWMKLALYTSGSCGPISTVFMKGQRLRLLPEPLASCEKALIWSWDQSVVGGLGGKFEGNLVKGNLLLHYLNSMTKYSAVIVQPLSIDDLDETGNIITIDIPLPLRNADGSISSTIVGDDLPKKQVTNLILLLDDLSNKVDLSTVGYLRLVRLHRINESSETPEHESYEWIPLSIEFGIPLFSPKLCEKICERVVESKMLQKEDITEYYETMQNVRKTLRELCTEYQATGPTARLFNQRGGSKNNSPRKLVKIVSSKWSPFHDPPSPTHPGSPFEHDRAKPTKRQKCFTEVLSFDGSILRSYALTPVYEAAIRSVSEEQPSTPAAKSDHDDANTKDVALPGVNLIFDGAELHPFDIVACLQARQPLSLISEASSTSLAMK; encoded by the exons ATGCAGCGGCAGATGGCGGCGACAGTGGAGGAGCAAATGATGGTCAAGGCCATCAGGGAGGAGTCACCGTGGGAGGCCCTTCCCAAGCGCATACAGGCTGTGCTCGTCACAAAGGAGGAATGGCATCGCAG GATTGTGGATTATTGCATACGTAAACGCTTACCATGGAACTTCTGTTTTGTACGAAAAGTATTGAAAGAAGGAGAGTACTATGAGGATATGATGCGCTATCTCCGCAAAAATCTTGCA TTATATCCATACCATCTTGCAGATTTTACATGCCGAGTAATGAGGATATCACCCTTCAAATATTATTGTGATGTCCTTTTTGAAGCTATGAAGAATG AGCAACCATACGATAGTATACCAAACTTTAGTGCTGCAGATGCTTTGAGGATTACTGGTATAGGAAGAAATGAGTTTATCGATATCATGAATAAGTGCAGATCAAAG AAGATAATGTGGAAGTTGAACAAATCGATTGCGAAAGAGTTGTTGCCTACAGATCCTGCAGATCTAGCGATAGAACCATGGTGGGGTGTTCGATTTGTCAACTTTACATTGGAAGAATTTAAG AAGCTTTCAGAAGATGAGACATCAGCAATAGATAAAATTTGTAAGGAAGAAGTCAATTCATATGTCCTATTTGATCCAGATGTTATAAGGGGTCTTTACAAGAGAGGGATGGTATACTTCGATGTCCCTGTGTATCCTGATGATCGTTTCAGAG TTTCTAGGCTTGAAGGTTTTGTTTCAAACAAGGATCAATCCTACGAAGATCCAATTGAAGA GTTGCTATATGCTGTATTTGTTGTATCAAGCGAAAATTCGACAGTTGCTGAATTGGCTACAACTTTACAAGCTGACCTTTATCAGCTCCAAGCAGCTGCATCATTTGCTTGTCGACTGGGTTGGGCTGTAAAGCTTTTGGATACTGACTCTGTTCTTAGAGACTCAAGCACCTCTGCATTGACTAGTAATATCCTTATAGATGATTATGAAGGTTCACGTGTGAGTATAGCCTCAGAAAAGTCTGGTCATGAGTTGCTTAGTACGGATTCTGATGGAAACAAGAAAAACTCTGAAACAGCTTATGTGGGCTTCATTGTGGATGCTAATGTGACTTCATACTTGATGATGGGTTCACTCTCTCCAG GTTTAAAATCGCATGCTGTAACACTATACGAGGCAGGAAAGCTTGGTGATTCTTGCATTACTGAGTTATGCGATGATCTAGCTAGTTTAGAGGGGAAACACTTTGAGGGTGTGTTGCAAGAATTTGCAAATCATGCTTTTAGCCTTCGATGCTTCCTTGAGTGTTTGCTATCTGGCGGAACTTCACCAAATGAAACAAGTGATAAGAATGGTGAAGTAAATAATCAGAAGTGCTCCAGGCAGAATGATTTAGATATCCATTCTACCAAGAAAAATCAAGAAAATGATGTTGATAATGTTGCTGAGAAAAATGAAAGTGCAATTAAAATTTCACAGACTTCTAGTGGTGGTCAACATGATGAATTATCACAACAAGATGAACAAAAGGGTGATTTTGAAAATGCAGATAGGAAGGTGTCATCACCTTCAACTATTGTATCTGAAGGCAAGGAAAGTATACTTAAATATAATTTTGATAACAGTCATGCTACAAATTTAGATGGTTCAAGTAGTTATTGCCCTTTGTTGAAGAGCAAAAGAAGTTACCGAGTCAATATTCTTCGTTGTGAGAGTTTAGCTTCTCTAGCCCCATCAACACTAGAAAGACTACTTTCTAGGGACTATGATATGATAGTGTCTATGATTCCTCTTCCATATTCAGCATTTCTACCTTGTCCGAATGGTCTAGTACATTTTGGTCCACCTTCTTACTCATCAATGACACCATGGATGAAATTGGCACTGTATACATCAGGGAGTTGTGGCCCAATATCAACAGTTTTTATGAAGGGGCAGCGATTAAGGTTGTTGCCCGAACCATTGGCCAGCTGTGAGAAGGCATTGATATGGTCTTGGGATCAATCTGTGGTGGGTGGACTAGGAGGAAAGTTTGAAGGGAACTTAGTGAAAGGAAATCTTCTATTGCATTACTTGAATTCAATGACAAAATATTCTGCTGTGATAGTGCAACCACTAAGCATAGATGATCTTGATGAAACAGGAAATATTATCACCATCGATATCCCATTGCCATTGAGAAATGCTGATGGGTCAATTTCATCCACTATAGTAGGCGATGACTTGCCTAAGAAACAAGTAACAAATTTGATTTTATTATTGGATGACCTATCCAATAAGGTTGATTTGAGCACAGTTGGTTACCTTCGTTTAGTAAGGCTTCATAGAATTAATGAATCCAGTGAAACTCCTGAGCATGAAAGTTATGAATGGATACCATTGAGCATAGAATTTGGCATCCCTTTGTTCAGTCCAAAATTATGTGAAAAAATATGTGAAAGGGTTGTTGAGTCAAAAATGCTTCAAAAAGAAGATATCACCGAATATTATGAGACAATGCAGAATGTGAGAAAGACGTTAAGAGAACTATGCACCGAGTATCAAGCAACTGGTCCAACAGCAAGACTATTCAATCAGCGGGGAGGCTCAAAAAACAACTCGCCACGCAAACTAGTGAAAATTGTTAGCAGTAAATGGAGTCCATTCCATGATCCACCATCGCCCACTCATCCCGGTTCCCCATTTGAACATGATAGAGCTAAACCCACAAAACGACAAAAATGTTTCACTGAAGTTCTAAGCTTTGATGGGAGCATCCTCAG